CAGCACTGCGGCCAGAGCCGACAGGCCTGAAACGAAGGGGATGCGAACCGGCATCGCTGCGCCAAACAGGGGATTTCTCCCTGTTTAGCTAGGGCAGCCAGGGAGAAGAAGAGAAATCAGGATCCCGCTTCTCCAAAAAGGCGTTGCGACCCTCCTGGCCTTCCTCCGTTCGATAGAAAAGATGGGTGGCTTGCCCCGCCAGCTCCTGGAGGCCCGCCAGCCCGTCGGTCTCGGCATTAAAGGCAGCCTTAAGGCAGCGAATCGCCGTGGGGCTGTGCTGTAACACCTCGCGCGCCCAGCGCACGCCCTCCGTCTCCAGCTCCTGCAGAGGGACCACGTCATTCACCAGCCCCATCGCCAACGCCTGCTCAGCCCCATAACGACGACAAAGGAACCAAATCTCCCGCGCCTTGCGCTGACCCACTACCCGCGCCAGATAGCCGGCACCGAATCCGCCATCGAAGCTTCCGACCCGCGGACCGGTCTGGCCGAACACGGCATTGTCTGCTGCGAGACTCAGGTCGCAAAGTAGATGCAGCACCTGGCCGCCACCGATCGCATAGCCGGCCACCAGAGCGATCACGACTTTGGGCAGGCTGCGGATCATCCGCTGCAGATCGAGAACATTGAGACGCGGAAGTCCCTGCTCATCGAGATAGCCGCCGTCGCCACGGACGCTCTGATCACCGCCGGCGCAGAAGGCATAGCCGCCGTCGTCTGCAGGACCAACCCCGGTGAACAGCACCACACCGATGCTGCTGTCATCACGAATGCGCGCAAATGCATCGCAGAGCTCCGCCACGGTGCGTGGACGAAAGGCATTGCGTTTCTGCGGTCGATTGATGGCGACCCTGGCGATGCCTGTCTCGCAGCGATCGAGCAACACATCCTCGTACTGACACCAGGGCTGCCACATCGCCCCTGAATCACCGGGCAAGACCGCGCGGGATAACGACTCAGCCATGACAGCGATGACGATCAGGCCTCCGTTGTACCGCCCCGCGACCGCTGCAGCGCGGTGACCGTGATCTCTCGCAGCTGATGACGCAGTTCGGCATCAGCGGATCGATCCGTACAAACGCGTAGCAGCGCAGTGCGCTGCTGCGACAGTCCCCACTCCAGAGCCGACTGCAGATCCTCGAGCCTGGTCAGCTGACGGGCGGGCACCGCATGGGCCGCTGCCAGGGCCAGAGGATCTAGGCGCTGCGGCATGGCGAACAGCTGATCCAACGAGCTGGATGCAACGGAGGCAATCGGCAGCTGGGCAAAGATGCCACCTCCGTCGTTATCAATCAGTAGCACCAGCAGAGGTGGTGAGGCCTCACTCGCCAGCAGCCAGCCGTTGCTGTCGTGCTGCAGCGCAAGATCACCGCAGATCAGCACAGTGGGGCCCTGAACGCGGGCAAGACCAAGGGCAAGCGACAGGGTGCCGTCGATGCCTGAAGCCCCGCGAAAGCTGAAGCAACGACGCGCCCCGAGGTCAGCAGCAGCGAAGGTCTGCCAGTCGCGCACAGGACTGCTGGCCGCAAGCATCAACGGCAACCCCTCAGGCAACAGTTCAGGCAAGGCCTTCATCAGTGCGGGCTCGGTAACCCCGCCTGCAGCCGGCAAATGCTGATCCAGAACCTGTTGCACGTGCGCATCGGCCTGAGCCCATTGCGCCAGCAAGCCCCTCGAACTGGAAGGGCTGAAGCGGGCATTCACGCTGATGGCATTCCACCAAGCCACCAGGCCACTGCTGTACTGCTGGGATAACCCCAGTGGATCCAG
Above is a window of Synechococcus sp. BIOS-U3-1 DNA encoding:
- the menB gene encoding 1,4-dihydroxy-2-naphthoyl-CoA synthase; protein product: MAESLSRAVLPGDSGAMWQPWCQYEDVLLDRCETGIARVAINRPQKRNAFRPRTVAELCDAFARIRDDSSIGVVLFTGVGPADDGGYAFCAGGDQSVRGDGGYLDEQGLPRLNVLDLQRMIRSLPKVVIALVAGYAIGGGQVLHLLCDLSLAADNAVFGQTGPRVGSFDGGFGAGYLARVVGQRKAREIWFLCRRYGAEQALAMGLVNDVVPLQELETEGVRWAREVLQHSPTAIRCLKAAFNAETDGLAGLQELAGQATHLFYRTEEGQEGRNAFLEKRDPDFSSSPWLP